In Oncorhynchus nerka isolate Pitt River linkage group LG26, Oner_Uvic_2.0, whole genome shotgun sequence, one DNA window encodes the following:
- the LOC115110852 gene encoding uncharacterized protein LOC115110852 isoform X3: protein MPCGHSHCMGCIQGLWEQEDQMGGQICPQCKESLTQPWPTLNQNTILAEMVAKLKKTELQAAPLTEDVVACDFCTRGANQAVKSCLVCLASYCETHLKPHYENPSFGRHKLLDATRRLQERVCSTHHKLLEVYCRTDKLCVCVSCALYDHKGHVIVAASAERMEKQKETEATGGSCRQKVKEKEEEVEHLKGALISFKRSAREAVLDSTRTLSELKVYLERRGNQVKELIRAQEKVEVNWAEAQLQRLEQEIIALKKRDSELKKLTLTQDDAYFLQHYQDPRSSPVSEDLPSINIDPLCDFGTVKRAYTHFKEQLECFCDGGMKRILNTVKAIHMLQSPKPSQFSAPKTIGQANGSPPAFKVMVMGEPAVTCDSPLSLCTKSSILKCSSMSKPPTGSAILFTEKGPSNDTKPAARVETILTKPLSTTDNLLLTKLASNMNINPLLIKSSSNTEEFTKPASGAGIAVLNSTPAPTTSSSIFNCPVGVLGKPAVDVDDFCKAALNTDSGPFTKLVSDNNSREKPSTGFSFGEPKCNAGSSLLGKPAFNTGSPLFGKPETNTGLSLFGKPEANTGFSFGKPEANTGSPLFGKPETNTGSPLFGKPEANTGSPLFGKPETNTGVSLFGKPEANTGFSFGKPEANTGSPLFGKPETNTGSPLFGKPEANTGLSLFGKPEANTGSPLFGKPEANTGFSFGKPETNTGSPLFGKPEANTGSPLFGKPETNTGLSLFGKPEANTGFSFGKPEANTGSPLFGKPETNTGSPLFGKPEANTGSPLFGKPETNTGVSLFGKPEANTGFSFGKPEANTGSPLFGKPETNTGSPLFGKPEANTGLSLFGKPEANTGSPLFGKPEANTGFSFGKPETNTGSPLFGKPEANTGLSLFGKPEANTGFSFGKPEANTGSPLFGKPETNTGSPLFGKPEANTGLSLFGKPEANTGSPLFGKPEANTGFSFGKPETNTGSPLFGKPEANTGLSLFGKPASNTGSPLFGKPASNTGSPFFGKPEANTGLSLFGKPEANTGFSFGKPAFNTGSSLLGKPEANTGLSLFGKPEANTGFSFGKPASSTCSTLFGKPASNTGSPLFGKPASNTGSPLFGKPASNTGSPLFSKPESSTGSPLFGKPESSTGSPLFGKPESSTGSPLFGKPESSTGSPLFGKPESSTGSPLFGKPESSTGSPLFGKPESSTGSPLFGKPESSTGSPLFGKPESSTGSPLFGKPESSTGSPLFGKPESSTGSPLFGKPESSTGSPLFGKPESSTGSPLFGKPESSTGSPLFGKPESKTGSSYGKPADQPGVVEISILEN, encoded by the exons ATGCCTTGTGGACACAGTCACTGTATGGGCTGTATCCAGGGCTTATGGGAGCAGGAGGACCAGATGGGAGGTCAGATCTGCCCCCAGTGCAAAGAAAGTCTTACACAACCTTGGCCCACTCTGAACCAAAATACTATTCTGGCTGAAATGGTGGCGAAACTGAAGAAGACAGAACTCCAAGCTGCTCCTCTTACGGAAGATGTGGTTGCATGTGACTTCTGCACTAGAGGAGCGAACCAAGCTGTCAAGTCCTGCCTGGTGTGCCTGGCTTCTTACTGTGAGACTCACCTAAAGCCCCACTATGAAAACCCTTCCTTTGGAAGGCACAAGCTGCTGGATGCCACCCGACGATTACAGGAACGGGTTTGCTCAACTCATCACAAACTGCTGGAGGTTTACTGCAGAACcgacaaactgtgtgtgtgtgtgagttgtgcACTGTACGATCACAAAGGCCATGTCATCGTCGCTGCATCAGCTGAAAGAATGGAGAAGCAG AAAGAGACCGAGGCCACAGGAGGATCATGTAGACAGAAAGTCAAGGAaaaggaagaggaggtggagcaCCTGAAGGGAGCTTTGATTTCATTTAAG CGCTCTGCAAGGGAAGCTGTTCTGGACAGCACCAGGACGCTCTCAGAGCTGAAAGTATATCTGGAGCGGAGGGGCAACCAAGTGAAGGAGCTGATCAGGGCTCAGGAAAAGGTGGAGGTGAACTGGGCGGAGGCCCAACTGCAGCGTCTGGAGCAGGAGATTATTGCGCTGAAGAAGAGAGACTCTGAGCTGAAGAAACTCACACTGACCCAAGATGACGCATACTTCCTTCAG CATTACCAAGACCCCAGGAGCTCTCCTGTATCTGAAGACCTGCCGAGCATCAACATTGACCCGCTGTGTGATTTTGGGACAGTAAAGAGAGCTTATACTCATTTCAAGGAGCAGTTGGAATGCTTCTGTGATGGAGGAATGAAGAGGATATTGAACACAG TAAAAGCCATCCATATGCTTCAGTCACCAAAGCCCAGCCAAT TTTCAGCGCCAAAGACAATTGGTCAAGCCAATGGGAGCCCCCCAGCCTTCAAGGTAATGGTAATGGGGGAACCGGCAGTAACCTGcgactctcccctttccctctgtaCAAAGTCCTCTATCTTGAAGTGCTCTTCTATGAGCAAACCTCCAACTGGCTCAGCGATCCTATTCACCGAAAAAGGGCCATCAAATGACACTAAGCCTGctgctagagtagagaccatCCTCACCAAACCCTTGTCCACCACTGACAACCTTCTCTTGACCAAATTGGCATCTAATATGAACATCAATCCCCTGCTTATTAAATCCTCATCCAACACTGAAGAGTTCACCAAACCTGCATCTGGAGCTGGTATAGCAGTCCTTAACAGCACACCTGCTCCTACAACAAGTAGCAGCATTTTCAATTGTCCTGTTGGTGTTCTTGGTAAGCCTGCAGTTGACGTAGATGATTTTTGTAAGGCAGCATTAAACACTGATAGCGGTCCTTTCACCAAACTTGTATCTGACAACAATAGTAGGGAAAAGCCTAGCACAGGTTTCTCCTTTGGCGAGCCTAAATGTAACGCAGGCTCATCCCTCCTTGGCAAGCCTGCATTTAACACAGGTTCACCCCTCTTTGGCAAGCCTGAAACTAACACAGGTTTATCCCTCTTTGGCAAGCCTGAAGCTAACACAGGATTCTCATTTGGCAAGCCTGAAGCTAACACAGGTTCACCCCTCTTTGGCAAGCCTGAAACTAACACAGGTTCACCCCTCTTTGGCAAGCCTGAAGCTAACACAGGTTCACCCCTCTTTGGCAAGCCTGAAACTAACACAGGTGTATCCCTCTTTGGCAAGCCTGAAGCTAACACAGGATTCTCATTTGGCAAGCCTGAAGCTAACACAGGTTCACCCCTCTTTGGCAAGCCTGAAACTAACACAGGTTCACCCCTCTTTGGCAAGCCTGAAGCTAACACAGGTTTATCCCTCTTTGGCAAGCCTGAAGCTAACACAGGTTCACCCCTCTTTGGCAAGCCTGAAGCTAACACAGGATTCTCATTTGGCAAGCCTGAAACTAACACAGGTTCACCCCTCTTTGGCAAGCCTGAAGCTAACACAGGTTCACCCCTCTTTGGCAAGCCTGAAACTAACACAGGTTTATCCCTCTTTGGCAAGCCTGAAGCTAACACAGGATTCTCATTTGGCAAGCCTGAAGCTAACACAGGTTCACCCCTCTTTGGCAAGCCTGAAACTAACACAGGTTCACCCCTCTTTGGCAAGCCTGAAGCTAACACAGGTTCACCCCTCTTTGGCAAGCCTGAAACTAACACAGGTGTATCCCTCTTTGGCAAGCCTGAAGCTAACACAGGATTCTCATTTGGCAAGCCTGAAGCTAACACAGGTTCACCCCTCTTTGGCAAGCCTGAAACTAACACAGGTTCACCCCTCTTTGGCAAGCCTGAAGCTAACACAGGTTTATCCCTCTTTGGCAAGCCTGAAGCTAACACAGGTTCACCCCTCTTTGGCAAGCCTGAAGCTAACACAGGATTCTCATTTGGCAAGCCTGAAACTAACACAGGTTCACCCCTCTTTGGCAAGCCTGAAGCTAACACAGGTTTATCCCTCTTTGGCAAGCCTGAAGCTAACACAGGATTCTCATTTGGCAAGCCTGAAGCTAACACAGGTTCACCCCTCTTTGGCAAGCCTGAAACTAACACAGGTTCACCCCTCTTTGGCAAGCCTGAAGCTAACACAGGTTTATCCCTCTTTGGCAAGCCTGAAGCTAACACAGGTTCACCCCTCTTTGGCAAGCCTGAAGCTAACACAGGATTCTCATTTGGCAAGCCTGAAACTAACACAGGTTCACCCCTCTTTGGCAAGCCTGAAGCTAACACAGGTTTATCCCTCTTTGGCAAGCCTGCATCTAACACAGGTTCACCCCTCTTTGGCAAGCCTGCATCTAACACAGGTTCACCCTTCTTTGGCAAGCCTGAAGCTAACACAGGTTTATCCCTCTTTGGCAAGCCTGAAGCTAACACAGGATTCTCATTTGGCAAGCCTGCATTTAACACAGGTTCATCCCTCCTTGGCAAGCCTGAAGCTAACACAGGTTTATCCCTCTTTGGCAAGCCTGAAGCTAACACAGGATTCTCATTTGGCAAGCCTGCATCTAGCACATGTTCAACCCTCTTTGGCAAGCCTGCATCTAACACAGGTTCACCCCTCTTTGGCAAGCCTGCATCTAACACAGGTTCACCCCTCTTTGGCAAGCCTGCATCTAACACAGGTTCACCCCTCTTTAGCAAGCCTGAATCTAGCACAGGTTCACCCCTCTTTGGCAAGCCTGAATCTAGCACAGGTTCACCCCTCTTTGGCAAGCCTGAATCTAGCACAGGTTCACCCCTCTTTGGCAAGCCTGAATCTAGCACAGGTTCACCCCTCTTTGGCAAGCCTGAATCTAGCACAGGTTCACCCCTCTTTGGCAAGCCTGAATCTAGCACAGGTTCACCCCTCTTTGGCAAGCCTGAATCTAGCACAGGTTCACCCCTCTTTGGCAAGCCGGAATCTAGCACAGGTTCACCCCTCTTTGGCAAGCCTGAATCTAGCACAGGTTCACCCCTCTTTGGCAAGCCGGAATCTAGCACAGGTTCACCCCTCTTTGGCAAGCCGGAATCTAGCACAGGTTCACCCCTCTTTGGCAAGCCGGAATCTAGCACAGGTTCACCCCTCTTTGGCAAGCCGGAATCTAGCACAGGTTCACCCCTCTTTGGCAAGCCGGAATCTAGCACAGGTTCACCCCTCTTTGGCAAGCCGGAATCTAAAACAGGATCCTCCTATGGCAAGCCTGCAGACCAGCCTGGTGTCGTGGAGATTTCTATTTTAGAAAACTAA